The Streptomyces sp. NBC_00576 genome contains the following window.
ACGAGTCCGGGAGGGGAGGCTGGCTGTATCGGCCGGGGCTTCTGACGGTCGGCTTGGGTGACGGTGGTGTCCGCCTGGGAGGCGAGCTGCGCAGCACCGAGGCCAGCAGCCGCGCATCCGAGCATGAAAACCGTTGTGGTCGCAGCTGCCACGACCGTGCGTGCGATGACCATGACGTGTCCCGCCGTAAGTCAGGAGCATGGCCCGCAGTACTTCGCCGCGGCTTCTGCACATGCCTCCGACGGGTTCCACGCTACGCCGCGACTTCGGGGCTCGCACCCGACACCCTTGCCCTCCTGAAGAGCCTCCCTCTGCTCTTACTAGAGAGTTGAGGGAAAACAGCGTCCGCAGCCTCCACCGGGCATCCATCACACCCTCTGACCTGCACTGTTCCTGCGGACGCTAAACAATTTATTTAGCGTCCACTAGCGTCCAGACACGCACTGCCCCTAAGGGGTCCTTGCAGAATGATCCTCTTGTGGCACGGTGGGGTTGTATGTGACTCCGTGTTTTGTGGGGTGTGATCATGGCGCGGCGGAAGCCGTGGGAGGTCAGTGACGAGTTGTGGGCGGTGATCGAGCCGCTGCTGCCGAAGCATGAGCGGCGGTTCCGGCACCCGGGGCGCAAGCGGATCGATGACCGCAAGACGCTCCAGGGGGTGCTGTTCGTCCTGTACACCGGTGTCCAGTGGGAGTTCCTGCCGCAGGAGTTGGGGTTCGGTTCGGGTCCCACGTGCTGGCGGCGGCTGGCCGAGTGGCAGGAGGCCGGGGTGTGGGAGGAACTCCAGCGGGTGCTGCTGGACCGGCTTCGGGCGGCTGATCGCCTCGACTTCTCCCGCGCCACGATCGACGCCTCGCACGTGCAGGCCAAGCGGGGGCGCAGCAGCCCAAAAGTCGGTCCGAGCCCGGTTGACCGCGCGCGGCCGGGCTCGAAGCATCACGTGCTGACCGAGGCGCACGGCATCCCGCTGCGGGTGTCCCTGACCGGCGGTCACCGCAACGACGTCACCCAGCTCCTGCCGCTGGTCGACGGGCTGGCACCGGTACGCGGCAAGCGGGGCCGGCCCCGGCGCAAGCCCCGCACGTTATACGCCGACCGCGGCTACGACCACGACATCTACCGCCGCCGTCTGCGCGAGCGCGGCATCACACCGAAGATCGCCCGGCGCGGCCAGCCGCACGGCTCCGGCCTGGGCAAAGTCCGGTGGGTTGCCGAGTCCGCCATCGCCTGGCTCCACGGCCCCCGCCGCCTACGAACCCGCTGGGAAGCACGCGACGACATGCACGACGCCTTCCTCCAGCTCGCCCACTGCATGACCCTGGCCCGGAAGAATCCAGCATTCTGAAAGGACCCCTAAGAGCCCGTTCCCGCAGGCCAGAGCCGCCCGGCCGTGGGCGCGCGGCGGGTCGTTCCCTGGGAGCCGGAGCGCGTATTCGCCGTACGCGGCGCGATGGTCGAACGGTTCCGGCCCATGGTCGACCTGGGCGCCGGTTGTGGTCTGCGGCAAGGCGAGATCCTCGGACTTACGGTCGACGCCATCGACTTCGACAGCGGCAACCTGCATGTGGTGCAGCAACTCAAGCTGAGCCTGAGCAAGGCCGTGTTCGCTCCGCCGAAGGGCGGCAAGCTCCGTGACGTACCGCTGCCCGATCCCGTGGCAGATGCACTCAAGGAGCACATCATGCGGTTCCCGCCGGTAGAGATCACCCTGCCGTGGATGCGGGCCAACGGCCAGCCCGTGACGAAGCGGCTCATCTTCATGGGCCCCAATGGCGGGCACGTCTGGCGCACGTCGCTGAACGAGGACCACTGGAAGCCCGCTCTCGCGAAGGCAGGCGTCATCCCAAAGGCCAAGAGCCGCGAGCACGCCGCCGCTCGCGAGCACGGCATGCACGCGCTCAGGCACTTCTACGCGTCCGTGCTCCTGGACGCCGGAGAGAGCATCAAGGCCCTTGCCGAGTACCTCGGGCACTCCGACCCGGGCCTGACGCTGAAGGTGTACGCGCACCTCATGCCCAGTAGTCGGGACCGTGCCCGGAAGGCTCTCGGCCGCGTGCTCCGGCCGCAAGATCCGGGACCCTGAGGCCCACAGTGGGCAACGAGCCAGATCCCCTGGACAGAGCCACTTTCAGCCGTCGCCGTGCTCCTGCCTCCAGGACAAGACCTGCGGGACAGGAGCACGGCGACAACCCCAACGGTGGTCGATGCGCGAGCCTCAGGGGACGCCGTAGGCCGCTCCTTCTACCGCCCTCCGTGACAGCGGCACGGCCGAACGGATGCTAGGTCTAGCGGGCCGCGCGTGGAGGCGCCCATATTCGCCTCATCAGGGCGGTGGCACAGCCTCACTGGGGTGCACACCCGCCGTCCCCCGTCCCAGCGCAGTTGTACTGGCCGCCGGGACGGGGGACGGCGGCGCGTCCTCCATAGCGTCTTGAGTACCAAGCAATACGTAGAGCGCTGCCAGCACGGCGGCTCCTGTCATGAGAGCGGCGCCTAGTTTCTCGTTGCGATAGGCCAGGATGACGGCTGCGCCAGCTAATGCTAGGACCACAATGGCAGTGAGGGACATTCGTTGTCCTTCGTCCAGGCCCGGCCGTCGTGCTCCGCCAAGATCCCGGCGGCCGGGCGGTTCGTCTGTCGGTGCAACACAGTGACACCCCCGTAGGGACACGCACGACCAGGGTCCAGGCTGAGTAGCCAGAATGAGTGGGTTGCCACTCATGTGCTTCAGACCGTTCGCAACTAGCGTGTTCGCCATCTCATACAGAGGAGTGCGTCAGGGCCGTGAGCAGTACCTCGGACGCTCCGAACCGGGACTGACTCTGACGATGTACGTGCACCTCATGCCGGGCAGCCGGGACCTGGCCCGGAAGGCTCTCCGGCCGCAGGATCACACGGGCTGAGGTTCCAGATAGGTTCCAGATAGGTTCCACGGCATGAAAATGCCCCTGAGCAGCGCCGTATGCGCAGCTCAGGGGCATGATCGCTATTCCTACTTCTTCTTGCCCTGGTTCTTGACCGCCTCGATCGCCGCCGCAGCCGCGTCCGGGTCGAGGTAGGTGCCGCCCGGCTTTACCGGCTTGAAGTCGGCGTCCAGTTCGTAGGCGAGGGGGATGCCCGTCGGGATGTTCAGGCCGGAGATCGCCTCGTCGGAGATGCCGTCGAGGTGCTTGACCAGGCCGCGGAGGCTGTTGCCGTGGGCCGCGACCAGGACCGTGCGGCCGGCGAGGAGGTCCGGGACGATGCCGTCGTACCAGTACGGGAGCATGCGGACGACGACGTCCTTCAGGCACTCCGTGCGGGGGCGCAGCTCCGGGGGGATCGTCGCGTAGCGCGGGTCGTCCGACTGGGAGAACTCCGTGCCGTCTTCCAGCGCCGGGGGCGGGGTGTCGTACGAGCGGCGCCAGAGCATGAACTGCTCCTCGCCGAACTCGGCGAGCGTCTGGGCCTTGTCCTTGCCCTGGAGGGCGCCGTAGTGGCGCTCGTTCAGGCGCCACGAACGGTGTACGGGGATCCAGTGGCGGTCCGCGGACTCCAGGGCCAGCTGGGCCGTGCGGATCGCGCGCCTCTGGAGGGAGGTGTGGAGCACGTCGGGGAGCAGGCCGGCGTCCTTGAGCAGCTCACCGCCGCGGACCGCCTCCTTCTCGCCCTTGTCGGTGAGGTTGACGTCCACCCAGCCGGTGAACAGGTTCTTCGCGTTCCATTCGCTCTCGCCGTGGCGGAGGAGGATCAGCTTGTACGGTGCGTCGGCCATGCCCCGAGCGTAATAGAACGTCCTGATCCGTTGCGCGGCCGCCCGGCAACCGGACAGCTGACGGGACGGTTGACGGGATCTGCTAATTGAGTGGCTCCCCCGCGAGACCCGCTCGTAAGGTGTCATCACCGTTCGAGCCGCTTACGTCCGTGGGGGATACCTGTGTCACTGGCCGCCTTGAAACGCGCTGCCCGAGAGTCCGTTTCCGGGTTGCCCCGCGAGTTCTGGTGGCTGTGGACCAGCACCCTCGTCAACCGGCTCGGGGCCTTCGTCGCCACCTTCATGGCGATCTATCTGACCCTCGACCGCGGCTACTCCGCGTCGTACGCAGGTCTGGTCGTCTCGCTGCACGGGCTCGGCGGGGTCGTCTCGTCGATCGGGGGCGGGGTCATGACCGACCGGCTCGGACGGCGCCCCACACTTCTCATCGCGCAGTCGTCCACGGCGTTCTCCGTCGCGCTGCTCGGCTTCGTGCACGATCCCGTCGCCATCGCGGCCGTCGCCTTTCTCGTCGGTATGGCGAGCAATGCCTCGCGGCCGGCCGTGCAGGCGATGATGGCGGACATCGTGCGGCCCGAGGACCGCGTGCGCGCCTTCTCCCTCAACTACTGGGCGATCAACCTCGGGTTCGCCGTCTCCTCCGCCGGCGCCGGCTTCATCGCCGAGGTCAGTTATGTCGCCGGGTTCCTCGTCGAGGCTGGTATGACGCTGGCCTGCGCGGTCGTCGTCTTCCTCAAGCTGCCCGAGTCACGGCCGACGCCGGCCACGAAGGAGGAGCAGGCGGAGGCCTCCGTCGGGCTCGGGACCGTGCTGCGCGACGGGCGCTTCATGAGCGTCGTCGGGCTGTGCTTCCTCGTCGCTCTCATCTTCCAGCAGGGCGCGGTCGGGCTGCCGATCGCGATGGGCGAGGCCGGCTTCACCCCGGCGGACTTCGGGATGGTCATCGCCGTCAACGGCGTGCTGGTGGTCGTGCTGCAGATCCCCGTCACCCGTTTCATCGAGCACCGGGACGCCCGTCGGCTTCTCGTGGCCTCGTCTCTTCTCGCCGGGTACGGGTTCGGGCTCACCGCGTTCGCCGGATCGGTCGGCGTCTTCGTCCTCACGGTGTGCGTGTGGACCCTGGCCGAGATCATCAACGCGCCCACCCAGACGGGGCTGGTCGTGCGGCTGTCCCCGGTGCACGGGCGCGGTCGCTATCAGGGCATGTACACGATGTCCTGGGCGGTGGCCGGGCTGGTCGCCCCGCTGATGTCCGGCTTCGTCATCGACCACTTCGGCGCGGAGTGGCTGTGGGGCCTGTGCGCGGTCATCGGGACGGTGGCGGGGGTGGGGTACTGGGTGCTGATGGAGCGGGTTGCGGAAGGGAACGACGGCACGGGCCCGGCTCACTCGCCGTCGGGAGCCTCGGTGTCCGAGGCTGTGGCCGAACAGGCAGTCTGACCGCCCGGACGGTAGGCACCCCGGCTCACGGGTGCATCCGCGCCCCCTTCACCACCTTGTCCACCGCGTTCTTCGGTCCGTACACCGCCACCCCCACCACATCCAGCTCCCCCGCGCCCACGGCCCGTACCGCCGCCCGGTTGTCCCGGTCGTTGCCCGTGGCGAACAGGTCGGACGTGAAGACGGAGCACGGCAGAGAGCGGGAGACCGCCCGGCCGTGGGCCGTCTTCAGGGTCTCCTTGGTGGCCTCGAAGACGAGGACCGGTTGACGGAACATCGGCATGTACGGCGTGCCGTCCGCGTCCTCGTACGGCTCGCCGATCACCTCGGGGACCGTCGTCCCCAGGCCGCTGACCAGGAACGCGGTCACGTTCAGGCGCTGCCAGGGTTCCAGGTCCTCGCGCAGGACCACGGCGATCTTCGTGTCGAAGCGGATGGGGTCGGGGGTGGGTTCGGGGGTGGGGGCCTGGGTGGTGTGCGGTGCGTTCATGCTTTGAGACTGCCGACCCGCGCACCTCTGCGTCTTGTACGTTCTTTGCGTGGCCGCCGCACCCTCGCAGCAGCGAGACGTCTCCGCCTGGCGCCCGCGCGTCCCGGGTGTCCTTGAGGTGTTCCACGCCCACTTCGTCGAGTACGCCTACCCGATGCACGTACACGACTCCTGGACGCTGCTCATCGTCGACGACGGCGCCGTACGGTACGACCTCGACCGGCACGAGCGGGGCACCCCGCACGACACGGTGACCCTGTTGCCGCCGCATGTGCCGCACAACGGGTCGCCCGCGACCCCGGACGGGTTCCGTAAGCGGGTGCTCTATCTCGACTCCACCCATCTCGGCGACGAGTTGATCGGGGCCGCCGTCGACCGGCCCGATCTGCGTGATCCCCTGCTGCGGCTGCGCGTCGGGCAGTTGCACGGCGCGCTGGTGCGGGCCGGGGAGGAGTTCGAGGCCGCGAGCCGGCTGGCGCTCGTCGCGGAGCGGCTGCGTACGCGGTTACGGGCGGCGGACGTACCCCGTCCCGCGCGTGTTGATCCGCCGCTCGCCCGGCAGTTGCGCGCGCTGCTCGACGAGCGGCTCGTCGACGGGATCACGCTCGACGAGGCCGCGCGGCTCGTGCACGCGCATCCCGCGCATCTCGTACGGGCGTTCAGCGCGGCCTTCGGGATGCCGCCGCACCGGTATCTGACGGCCCGTCGTGTCGAGCGCGCCCGGCGGCTGCTCCTCGACGGGCAGTCTCCCGGGGCGGTCGCCACGGCCACCGGGTTCTACGACCAGGCCCATCTCACGCGGCACTTCAAGCGCTTGGTGGGCGTGCCGCCCGGGCGGTACCGGCTCGGTCGCGACGTCAGTCGGTCGTAGCAGTCGTAGCCGTCGTTGGGCGCTGGGTCAGGTGGGCGAACGCGTCCAGGTTTCGGGTCGACTCGCCCCGGGACACCCGCCAGGCGTACTCCTTGCGGATCGCCGACGCGAAACCCAGCTCCAGGAGGGTGTTGAAGCCACCGTCGGCCGCCTCCAGGACGGAGCCGAGGAGGCGGTCGATCTCCTCCGGGGTGATCGCCGACAGGGGCAGCTTGGACGTCACGTAGACGTCGCCCATGCGGTCCACCGCGTAACTCACGCCGTACAGCTTGAGGTTGCGTTCCAGGAGCCAGCGGTGGACCCCCACCTCGTTCTCGTCGGGGTGGCGGATCACGAAGGCGTTGAGTGAGAGGGAGTGCTTGCCCACGAGGAGCGAAACCGTCGTCGAGAGTTTGCGGGTGCCCGGGAGTTTTACGACGTAGTTGCCGGGCTTCGGGCTCTCCCAGTCCAGGTCGGCCTCGGTGAGGACCTGCTCGATGATCGACGCCGAATCAGCCATGCAGCGAGCGTACGCGACGCCTGTGGGCCTGCATCGCGGCCGTGTAGACGTCCCCCGTGGCGGCGGCCGAGGCGTCCCAGCCGAAGCGCCGGGCGTGCTGGGCCGCCGTCGCGCCCATCCGGGCGGTCAGGGTGTCGTTGTCGGCGAAATCGCGCAGCACGCGCGCGTAGGCGGCCGGATCGTGGCCCTGTACGAGGAATCCCGTACGTCCTTCGTCGACGGCCACCGGGAGGCCGCCGACCGCCGCCGCCAGCACCGGCGTGCCCGCCGCCTGCGCCTCTATGGCGACCAGGCCGAACGATTCGCTGTACGACGGCATGACCAGGACGGAGGCCGCCCGGAACCAGTCCGCCAGCTGGTCCTGGCCGACGGGCGGGCGGAACCGTACGACGTCGGCGATGCCCAGGCGGGCGGCGAGCTTCTGCAGGCCTTCCGGCTTGGCCAGGCCGCTGCCGCTGGGGCCGCCGACTATCGGGACGACGATGTTGGCGCGCAGCTCGGGGCGCTCGTCCAGGAGGACGGCGACCGCGCGGAGCAGTACGTCGGGGGCTTTCAGGGGCTGGATTCGGCCCGCGAAGAGGGGGATCAGGGCGTCCTGCGGGAGGCCCAGGCGGGCGCGGGCGGCGGCGCGGCCGTCGGCCGGGGAGAAGCGGTCGAGGTTGACGCCCGGGTGGACGACGGCGACCTTGCCGGGGTCGGCGTCGTAGTGCCGTACGAGTTCGTCGGCCTCTTCGGAGGTGTTGGCGATGAGACGGTCGGCGGCGGCCACGACCTGCATCTCGCCGATCACGCGGGCGGCCGGTTCGGGGTTGTCGCCCGCGGCCAGGGCGGCGTTCTTGACCTTGGCCATGGTGTGCATGGCGTGCACCAGAGGGGTGCCCCAGCGCTGGGCGGCGAGCCAGCCGACGTGGCCGGAGAGCCAGTAGTGCGAGTGCACGAGGTCGTAGTGGCCGGGGCGGTGGCCGGCCCAGGCCTGCATGACGCCGTGGGTGAAGGCGCACAGCTGGGCCGGCAGGTCCTCCTTGGGGAGGCCCTCGTAGGGGCCCGCGTCGATGTGGCGCACGAGGACGCCGGGGGCCAGCTCGACGGACGGGGGAAGGGCGGCCGTGGTGGCCCGGGTGAAGATCTCGACCTCGATGTTGATCGCGGCGAGGCGCTGCGCGAGCTCGACGATGTACACGTTCATACCGCCGGCGTCGCCCGTGCCGGGCTGGTGGAGGGGTGAGGTGTGCACGGAGAGCATGGCTACCCGGCGGGGCCTGCGGCGGCGGCCCAGCAGGCCGATGTACTGGCTCACGTGGCGTTCCTCCTTCTCGGTCCCGGCTGTTGTTGCTCTGCGCGGTTCGCCCTTCGCACAGCTCCGAAGGGTCAACGCCAGGAGGAGGCGACCCATTTCCTCTTTGCGAAATCATTACCGTTTTCCGCTCAACCGTTCGATAATGCGCCGCCCCTTACCCTCGTACCCATGGCTCCCCGCGCATCGACGACCCGCCCGCTGGGAACGGTGACGCGCGGGACGACCAACCCCAATCGGCTGCGCCGCATGGACCGCTGGATCGCGGCCACGCACGGCGCCGCGCTGCGCCGCGCCCCCTCCCCCGTCGCGGTGGACCTCGGGTACGGCGCCGCGCCCTGGACGGCCGTCGAGCTGCTCGCGCGGCTGCGTACCGTGGCGCCACGCGCGCGCGTGGTGGGCGTCGAGATCGAACCGGCCCGGGTCGCGGCGGCGAAACCGTACGAGCACGAGGGGCTCGTCTTCCGGCACGGCGGGTTCGAGATCCCGGTGCCGGAGCGGCCGGCGCTCATCCGCGCGGCGAACGTGCTGCGGCAGTACGAGGAGGCCGAGGTCGCCGGGGTCTGGGCACGCCTGTGCGCTCGGCTTGCGCCGGTCACGGACATCCCCGGGGGCGGGCTGCTCGTCGAGGGGACGTGCGACGAGATCGGGCGCCGGCACGTGTGGGTCGCCCTCGGGCCCGAGGGGCCGCGCACGGTCACCTTCGCGGCCCGGCTCGGCTCCCTGGACCGCCCCTCCGACCTCGCCGAGCGCCTCCCGAAGGCCCTCATCCACCGGAACGTTCCCGGCGAACCGGTGCACGCCTTCCTGCGCGACTTCGACCGCGCCTGGGCCGCCGCGGCGCCCTACGCCTCGTACGGGGCCCGCCAGCGCTGGATCCGGGCGGTGCGGGACCTGACGGCGGACTGGCCGGTGACGGACGGGGCGGCGCGCTGGCGGCAGGGGGAAGTGAC
Protein-coding sequences here:
- a CDS encoding DUF2000 domain-containing protein, producing MNAPHTTQAPTPEPTPDPIRFDTKIAVVLREDLEPWQRLNVTAFLVSGLGTTVPEVIGEPYEDADGTPYMPMFRQPVLVFEATKETLKTAHGRAVSRSLPCSVFTSDLFATGNDRDNRAAVRAVGAGELDVVGVAVYGPKNAVDKVVKGARMHP
- a CDS encoding class I SAM-dependent methyltransferase, encoding MAPRASTTRPLGTVTRGTTNPNRLRRMDRWIAATHGAALRRAPSPVAVDLGYGAAPWTAVELLARLRTVAPRARVVGVEIEPARVAAAKPYEHEGLVFRHGGFEIPVPERPALIRAANVLRQYEEAEVAGVWARLCARLAPVTDIPGGGLLVEGTCDEIGRRHVWVALGPEGPRTVTFAARLGSLDRPSDLAERLPKALIHRNVPGEPVHAFLRDFDRAWAAAAPYASYGARQRWIRAVRDLTADWPVTDGAARWRQGEVTVAWGALAPRG
- a CDS encoding MDR family MFS transporter gives rise to the protein MSLAALKRAARESVSGLPREFWWLWTSTLVNRLGAFVATFMAIYLTLDRGYSASYAGLVVSLHGLGGVVSSIGGGVMTDRLGRRPTLLIAQSSTAFSVALLGFVHDPVAIAAVAFLVGMASNASRPAVQAMMADIVRPEDRVRAFSLNYWAINLGFAVSSAGAGFIAEVSYVAGFLVEAGMTLACAVVVFLKLPESRPTPATKEEQAEASVGLGTVLRDGRFMSVVGLCFLVALIFQQGAVGLPIAMGEAGFTPADFGMVIAVNGVLVVVLQIPVTRFIEHRDARRLLVASSLLAGYGFGLTAFAGSVGVFVLTVCVWTLAEIINAPTQTGLVVRLSPVHGRGRYQGMYTMSWAVAGLVAPLMSGFVIDHFGAEWLWGLCAVIGTVAGVGYWVLMERVAEGNDGTGPAHSPSGASVSEAVAEQAV
- the mshA gene encoding D-inositol-3-phosphate glycosyltransferase, yielding MSQYIGLLGRRRRPRRVAMLSVHTSPLHQPGTGDAGGMNVYIVELAQRLAAINIEVEIFTRATTAALPPSVELAPGVLVRHIDAGPYEGLPKEDLPAQLCAFTHGVMQAWAGHRPGHYDLVHSHYWLSGHVGWLAAQRWGTPLVHAMHTMAKVKNAALAAGDNPEPAARVIGEMQVVAAADRLIANTSEEADELVRHYDADPGKVAVVHPGVNLDRFSPADGRAAARARLGLPQDALIPLFAGRIQPLKAPDVLLRAVAVLLDERPELRANIVVPIVGGPSGSGLAKPEGLQKLAARLGIADVVRFRPPVGQDQLADWFRAASVLVMPSYSESFGLVAIEAQAAGTPVLAAAVGGLPVAVDEGRTGFLVQGHDPAAYARVLRDFADNDTLTARMGATAAQHARRFGWDASAAATGDVYTAAMQAHRRRVRSLHG
- a CDS encoding helix-turn-helix transcriptional regulator: MAAAPSQQRDVSAWRPRVPGVLEVFHAHFVEYAYPMHVHDSWTLLIVDDGAVRYDLDRHERGTPHDTVTLLPPHVPHNGSPATPDGFRKRVLYLDSTHLGDELIGAAVDRPDLRDPLLRLRVGQLHGALVRAGEEFEAASRLALVAERLRTRLRAADVPRPARVDPPLARQLRALLDERLVDGITLDEAARLVHAHPAHLVRAFSAAFGMPPHRYLTARRVERARRLLLDGQSPGAVATATGFYDQAHLTRHFKRLVGVPPGRYRLGRDVSRS
- a CDS encoding phosphoglyceromutase, with translation MADAPYKLILLRHGESEWNAKNLFTGWVDVNLTDKGEKEAVRGGELLKDAGLLPDVLHTSLQRRAIRTAQLALESADRHWIPVHRSWRLNERHYGALQGKDKAQTLAEFGEEQFMLWRRSYDTPPPALEDGTEFSQSDDPRYATIPPELRPRTECLKDVVVRMLPYWYDGIVPDLLAGRTVLVAAHGNSLRGLVKHLDGISDEAISGLNIPTGIPLAYELDADFKPVKPGGTYLDPDAAAAAIEAVKNQGKKK
- a CDS encoding YbjN domain-containing protein, coding for MADSASIIEQVLTEADLDWESPKPGNYVVKLPGTRKLSTTVSLLVGKHSLSLNAFVIRHPDENEVGVHRWLLERNLKLYGVSYAVDRMGDVYVTSKLPLSAITPEEIDRLLGSVLEAADGGFNTLLELGFASAIRKEYAWRVSRGESTRNLDAFAHLTQRPTTATTATTD
- a CDS encoding IS5 family transposase, with the protein product MARRKPWEVSDELWAVIEPLLPKHERRFRHPGRKRIDDRKTLQGVLFVLYTGVQWEFLPQELGFGSGPTCWRRLAEWQEAGVWEELQRVLLDRLRAADRLDFSRATIDASHVQAKRGRSSPKVGPSPVDRARPGSKHHVLTEAHGIPLRVSLTGGHRNDVTQLLPLVDGLAPVRGKRGRPRRKPRTLYADRGYDHDIYRRRLRERGITPKIARRGQPHGSGLGKVRWVAESAIAWLHGPRRLRTRWEARDDMHDAFLQLAHCMTLARKNPAF